In Vigna unguiculata cultivar IT97K-499-35 chromosome 3, ASM411807v1, whole genome shotgun sequence, a single genomic region encodes these proteins:
- the LOC114179800 gene encoding bifunctional aspartate aminotransferase and glutamate/aspartate-prephenate aminotransferase-like, producing the protein MANTLHNAAKCRIPLRNQSLPFSRHVSRSLSFLPKTRAGKQSNTLSVKASQADFPVDPSISPRVNAVKPSKTVVISDLATSLVQAGIPVIRLAAGEPDFDTPAPIAEAGINAIREGYTRYTPNAGTMELRQAICRKLKEENGITYTPDQVVVSNGAKQSLAQAVLAVCSPGDEVIIPAPFWVSYPEMARLADATPVILPTSISDNFLLDPKLLESKITERSRLLILCSPSNPTGSVYPKALLEKIAQIVAKHPRLLVLSDEIYEHIIYAPATHTSFASLPGMWDRSLTVNGFSKAFAMTGWRLGYIAGPKHFVAAIAKIQSQFTSGPSSIGQKAAVAALGLGYAGGEAVSTMVKAFRERRDFLVKSFREIDGVKISEPQGAFYLFIDFSFYYGREAEGFGKIEDSESLCRYLLDVGQVALVPGSAFGDDTCIRISYAESLTTLQAAVERIKKALVPLSSAALV; encoded by the exons ATGGCCAACACTCTACATAACGCTGCCAAATGCAGAATCCCTTTGCGGAACCAATCCCTGCCCTTCTCTCGCCACGTTTCCAGATCCCTCTCTTTCCTTCCCAA AACACGTGCCGGAAAACAATCAAACACCCTCTCCGTGAAGGCTTCGCAAGCTGACTTCCCCGTTGACCCTTCGATCAGTCCACGTGTCAATGCCGTCAAGCCTTCCAAAACCGTCGTCATCAGCGACCTCGCCACCTCACTCGTCCAAGCCGGTATTCCCGTCATTCGACTTGCCGCAGGCGAGCCTGATTTCGATACGCCGGCTCCCATCGCTGAG GCTGGGATTAATGCAATACGCGAAGGTTACACGAGGTACACGCCCAATGCCGGAACCATGGAACTGCGTCAAGCGATCTGTCGTAAGCTAAAAG AGGAGAATGGGATTACTTATACTCCTGATCAGGTTGTGGTTAGTAATGGAGCCAAACAGAGTCTTGCTCAGGCAGTGCTTGCAGTTTGCTCCCCTGGAGATGAG GTCATTATTCCAGCTCCATTCTGGGTTAGTTACCCAGAGATGGCGAGGTTGGCTGATGCAACACCTGTGATTCTTCCAACATCAATATCTGATAATTTCCTCTTAGATCCCAAACTTCTTGAATCCAAAATAACTGAAAGATCGAGACTGCTCATTCTTTGCTCGCCATCTAATCCAACTGGATCTGTCTACCCTAAGGCATTACTTGAAAAGATCGCCCAGATTGTTGCGAAGCACCCTAGGCTTCTG GTCCTTTCGGATGAAATTTATGAACACATAATTTATGCCCCAGCAACTCACACTAGCTTTGCATCTTTACCGGGAATGTGGGACAGAAGTCTAACTGTAAATGGTTTTTCTAAG GCCTTTGCAATGACGGGTTGGCGGCTTGGATATATTGCTGGTCCAAAACATTTTGTTGCTGCAATCGCAAAGATCCAAAGTCAG TTCACTTCAGGGCCCAGTAGTATTGGCCAGAAAGCTGCAGTTGCTGCGTTAGGGCTAGGTTATGCTGGTGGGGAAGCAGTTTCTACCATGGTTAAAGCATTTAGGGAGCGAAGGGATTTCTTGGTAAAAAGTTTTAGAGAAATAGATGGTGTCAAGATATCCGAACCGCAG GGAGCTTTCTATTTATTCATTGATTTCAGCTTCTATTATGGAAGAGAAGCTGAAGGATtcggtaaaattgaggattctGAGTCCCTCTGTCGATACTTGCTGGATGTTGGCCAG GTAGCCTTGGTTCCAGGGAGTGCATTTGGAGATGATACTTGCATTCGCATCTCTTATGCAGAATCCCTTACTACCCTACAGGCAGCTGTAGAAAGAATTAAGAAGGCACTCGTCCCTCTAAGCTCTGCTGCACTTGTTTAA
- the LOC114179273 gene encoding protein NEN4, with amino-acid sequence MVFSYSCNDHAPEIVFFDLETTVPKRVGDRFWVLEFGAIVVTPHKLNEVESYTTLIKPKDLSVVALKSTRTDGITRKAVENAPSFEDVADRIFGILNGRVWAGHNIQRFDCLRIKEAFEYINRPPPLPVGIIDSLRLLTQKFGRRAGNMKMASLASYFGMGQQKHRSLDDVRMNLEVVKHCATVLFLESSLPNMFESKWYESPSIMTRSRSNGKSPCKEETSRKSPPSTLGNRRTVPYARGSLGKVTERVKGLLCKAQGQPPLQQLLKHSHSLLR; translated from the exons ATGGTTTTCTCTTATTCATGCAACGACCACGCACCCGAGATTGTTTTCTTTGATTTGGAAACTACAGTGCCCAAAAGAGTCGGAGATCGTTTCTGGGTGCTGGAGTTTGGTGCTATTGTTGTTACTCCTCACAAACTCAACGAGGTTGAGAGCTACACCACCCTCATCAAACCCAAAGACTTGTCCGTAGTCGCACTGAAATCTACCAGAACTGATGGAATAACTCGTAAAGCTGTTGAAAATGCACCATCTTTTGAAGATGTTGCAGACAGAATATTCGGTATCTTAAACGGAAGGGTGTGGGCGGGCCATAACATCCAGAGATTTGACTGTCTCCGAATCAAAGAGGCCTTTGAATATATCAACAGGCCACCACCTTTACCTGTTGGAATCATTGATTCTTTGAGGCTCCTAACTCAGAAGTTTGGAAGAAGAGCTGGTAATATGAAG ATGGCATCACTAGCTTCTTATTTTGGTATGGGCCAACAAAAACACAG GAGCCTAGATGATGTTCGCATGAACTTGGAGGTGGTTAAGCACTGTGCAACGGTGTTGTTTCTG GAATCTAGTCTACCAAACATGTTTGAAAGCAAATGGTATGAATCACCCAGCATTATGACGCGAAGCAGAAGCAATGGGAAATCACCCTGCAAGGAAGAGACTAGTAGAAAATCTCCCCCTAGTACACTAGGGAATCGGAGGACTGTGCCCTATGCTAGGGGAAGTTTGGGAAag GTGACCGAAAGAGTGAAGGGCTTGTTGTGTAAAGCACAAGGGCAACCACCACTTCAACAACTTCTCAAGCATTCTCATTCATTACTACGGTGA